A window of Deltaproteobacteria bacterium contains these coding sequences:
- a CDS encoding class I SAM-dependent methyltransferase, with amino-acid sequence MRPREKSKGKTLAESFKDHFSKQAALYAKHRPGYPAELFADLAALAPSRGLAVDVATGSGQAALGLADHFARVVACDASTGQLAGATPHPRVEYRVTTAEDLDLPDACADLVAVAQALHWFDFDRFYARARAVLRPGGVIAAWSYRLHAVNDAIDPLTHDFYANVVGPYWPPERAHVEAEYRTIPFPFDEIPMPPRALRLDWTLPMLMGYLRSWSATQRFADARGFDPVDELTARIAPLWGDPESPRTVTWPVVLRVGRV; translated from the coding sequence ATGCGCCCGCGCGAAAAATCCAAGGGGAAGACGTTGGCGGAATCATTCAAGGATCATTTCAGTAAACAGGCGGCTCTCTATGCGAAGCACCGCCCCGGGTATCCCGCGGAGCTTTTTGCGGACCTCGCGGCGCTCGCGCCCTCGCGCGGGCTCGCCGTCGATGTCGCGACCGGCAGCGGGCAGGCCGCGCTGGGACTCGCCGATCATTTCGCGCGCGTCGTCGCGTGCGACGCGAGCACCGGGCAGCTCGCCGGGGCGACGCCGCATCCGCGCGTGGAGTACCGCGTGACGACGGCGGAGGACCTGGATCTGCCGGATGCGTGCGCCGATCTCGTCGCGGTGGCGCAGGCGCTTCACTGGTTCGATTTCGATCGTTTCTACGCGCGGGCGCGCGCCGTGCTGCGCCCGGGCGGCGTGATCGCCGCGTGGTCGTACCGGCTGCACGCGGTGAACGACGCCATCGACCCGCTCACGCACGATTTTTACGCGAACGTCGTTGGACCTTATTGGCCGCCCGAGCGCGCGCACGTCGAGGCCGAGTACAGGACGATCCCGTTTCCTTTCGATGAGATCCCGATGCCGCCGCGCGCCCTGCGTCTCGACTGGACGCTCCCCATGCTGATGGGCTATCTGCGTTCCTGGTCGGCGACGCAGCGCTTTGCGGACGCGCGGGGGTTTGATCCCGTGGATGAACTGACCGCGCGGATCGCGCCACTGTGGGGCGATCCCGAATCGCCGCGAACGGTGACGTGGCCCGTGGTGCTGCGGGTGGGAAGGGTGTGA